A stretch of the Flavobacterium sp. 5 genome encodes the following:
- a CDS encoding citrate synthase, which translates to MSKIAILEIDGNRFELPVIVGSENEAAVDISKLRDMSGVITLDPGYKNSGACKSEITFLDGELGILRYRGYSIEDLAEKSHFLEVSYLIIFGELPSNEKLEQFENDIRRHTLVSEEMKIILDGFPRTAHPMGVLSALTSALTAFNPKSVDASNEKEMYDAVCKTIAKFLVIATWTYRKSMGYPLNYYDNTIGYVENFMSLMFKLPTAPYTANPVIIDALDKLFILHADHEQNCSTSTVRMVGSSHAGLFASISAGVSALWGPLHGGANQAVLEMLEEIHANGGDADKYLAKAKDKNDTFRLMGFGHRVYKNFDPRAKIIKKAADEVLSTLGVNDPILEIAKKLEAAALEDEYFKSRNLYPNVDFYSGIIYRALGIPTDMFTVLFAIGRLPGWIAQWKEMRENKEPIGRPRQVYTGYPLREYVKE; encoded by the coding sequence ATGTCAAAAATAGCAATATTAGAAATCGATGGTAATAGGTTTGAGCTTCCAGTTATTGTAGGAAGTGAGAACGAGGCAGCCGTTGATATTAGTAAATTACGAGATATGTCTGGTGTAATTACACTTGATCCAGGTTACAAAAATTCAGGTGCTTGTAAAAGTGAAATTACCTTTTTGGATGGAGAACTTGGGATTTTGCGTTATAGAGGATACTCAATAGAAGATTTGGCTGAAAAATCTCATTTTTTGGAAGTTTCGTATTTAATAATTTTTGGAGAATTACCTTCTAATGAAAAATTAGAGCAATTTGAAAATGATATTAGAAGACATACTTTAGTTAGTGAAGAAATGAAGATCATTTTGGATGGTTTTCCAAGAACTGCTCATCCAATGGGAGTATTGTCTGCTTTGACTAGTGCTTTAACAGCTTTTAATCCTAAATCTGTTGATGCAAGTAATGAAAAAGAAATGTATGATGCAGTTTGTAAAACTATTGCTAAATTTTTAGTTATTGCTACTTGGACTTATAGAAAAAGTATGGGGTATCCTTTGAATTATTATGATAATACAATTGGATATGTTGAGAATTTTATGAGTTTGATGTTTAAGTTGCCTACAGCGCCATATACAGCTAATCCTGTTATTATAGATGCTTTAGATAAACTATTCATTCTTCATGCAGATCATGAGCAAAACTGCTCAACTTCTACAGTTAGAATGGTAGGGTCTTCACATGCTGGTCTCTTTGCTTCAATTTCTGCGGGTGTTTCTGCTTTATGGGGACCTTTACACGGAGGAGCAAATCAAGCTGTTCTAGAAATGTTAGAGGAAATACATGCTAATGGTGGTGATGCTGATAAATATTTAGCGAAAGCAAAAGATAAAAATGATACTTTTAGATTAATGGGATTTGGTCATAGAGTTTATAAAAACTTTGATCCTAGAGCAAAAATCATTAAAAAAGCGGCAGATGAAGTACTTTCAACTTTAGGTGTTAATGATCCTATTCTTGAAATTGCTAAAAAATTAGAAGCAGCAGCATTAGAAGATGAGTATTTCAAATCAAGAAATTTATATCCTAATGTTGATTTTTATTCAGGTATTATTTATAGAGCTTTAGGAATTCCAACTGATATGTTTACCGTATTATTTGCAATTGGAAGATTGCCAGGTTGGATTGCTCAATGGAAAGAAATGAGAGAAAATAAAGAACCGATCGGTAGACCAAGACAAGTTTATACTGGATATCCTTTAAGAGAATATGTTAAAGAATAA
- a CDS encoding dimethylarginine dimethylaminohydrolase family protein, with product MLELNIKNETSRLRTVVLGSAINNGPTPKIGEAYDPKSLEHILANTYPIEADMVIEMEAFNSVFKKYGVTVLRPEMIENYNQIFTRDIGFVIDDVFIKSNILPDRKRELDAIQYVIDQVNPAKVVRPPEEVHIEGGDVMLWNDYVFIGTYKGSDYASYITARTNLHGVNFIKDLFPNKIVKEFDLVKSRIEARDNALHLDCCFQPVGKNKGIIYKRGFREEADYMFLVDLFGKENLFHITRDEMYNMNSNVFSIDNNVVVSEKNFTRLNNWLRANGFIVEEIPYAEISKQEGLLRCSTLPLIRD from the coding sequence ATGCTAGAATTAAATATAAAAAATGAAACCTCAAGGTTAAGGACGGTAGTATTAGGTTCTGCAATAAATAATGGACCAACACCAAAAATTGGCGAAGCATATGATCCTAAATCTTTGGAGCATATTTTAGCTAATACTTATCCAATTGAAGCTGATATGGTTATCGAGATGGAAGCTTTTAATTCTGTTTTTAAAAAATATGGAGTAACGGTATTACGTCCAGAAATGATTGAAAATTATAATCAGATATTTACAAGAGATATTGGTTTTGTTATCGATGATGTTTTTATTAAGTCCAATATTTTACCAGATCGAAAAAGAGAATTGGACGCTATTCAGTACGTGATTGATCAGGTAAATCCAGCAAAAGTAGTTCGCCCACCAGAAGAAGTTCATATTGAAGGAGGGGATGTAATGCTTTGGAATGATTATGTTTTTATTGGAACATATAAGGGAAGTGATTATGCTAGCTACATTACGGCAAGAACCAATTTGCATGGTGTCAATTTTATAAAAGACTTATTTCCAAATAAAATTGTAAAAGAATTTGATTTAGTGAAATCTAGAATTGAAGCGCGTGATAATGCACTACACTTGGACTGTTGTTTTCAACCAGTTGGGAAAAACAAAGGAATTATTTATAAAAGAGGATTTAGAGAAGAAGCTGATTATATGTTTTTGGTTGACCTTTTTGGTAAAGAAAATTTGTTTCATATTACAAGGGATGAGATGTATAATATGAATTCTAATGTGTTTTCGATTGATAATAACGTAGTTGTTTCTGAGAAAAATTTTACCAGATTAAATAATTGGTTGCGAGCAAATGGATTTATTGTAGAGGAAATTCCATATGCTGAAATTTCGAAGCAAGAAGGCTTGTTAAGATGCTCTACTTTGCCATTAATAAGAGATTAA
- the ctlX gene encoding citrulline utilization hydrolase CtlX → MTQTTNSILMIRPVAFRMNEQTAVNNYYQKVLDGLLPATVNAKAQQEFDVFVEKLRAVGVDVTVVDDLEDADTPDSIFPNNWISFHENGDVALYPMFAENRRLERREDILDILEEKGFIINNIMDYTSAEDDGFFLEGTGSLLLDRENGKAYCALSPRADEELFIEFCEDFEFTPVIFEAFQTVNKERKLIYHTNVMMCLGDTFAVICVDSIDDKKERKMVLDSIKGDEKEIILITEEQVNNFAGNMLEVKGSDDRRYLVMSASAHQSLTKKQIAQLEEHVTILSSNLDTIEACGGGSARCMMAEIFLPRE, encoded by the coding sequence ATGACACAAACAACAAACTCCATTTTAATGATTCGACCTGTAGCTTTTCGTATGAATGAGCAAACGGCAGTGAATAATTATTATCAAAAAGTTTTAGATGGTCTTTTGCCTGCAACAGTAAATGCAAAAGCACAACAGGAATTTGATGTTTTTGTTGAGAAGCTTCGGGCGGTTGGGGTAGATGTAACGGTAGTGGATGATCTTGAAGATGCAGATACTCCGGATAGTATTTTTCCAAATAATTGGATTTCATTTCATGAGAATGGAGATGTGGCGCTTTATCCCATGTTTGCAGAGAATCGTCGTCTGGAACGTCGTGAAGATATTCTAGATATTTTGGAAGAAAAAGGATTTATAATTAACAATATTATGGATTATACTTCTGCCGAAGATGATGGTTTTTTTCTTGAAGGTACAGGGAGTCTATTGTTGGACAGAGAAAATGGGAAAGCTTATTGTGCTCTTTCACCAAGAGCAGATGAAGAATTATTTATTGAATTTTGTGAAGATTTCGAATTTACTCCTGTAATTTTTGAAGCTTTTCAAACAGTTAATAAAGAGCGAAAATTAATTTATCATACCAATGTTATGATGTGTCTTGGAGATACATTTGCAGTTATTTGTGTAGATTCTATCGATGATAAAAAAGAGCGAAAAATGGTTCTTGATAGCATTAAAGGTGATGAAAAAGAAATAATTTTGATTACCGAAGAACAAGTTAATAATTTTGCTGGTAATATGTTGGAGGTAAAAGGATCTGATGATAGAAGGTATTTGGTAATGAGTGCTTCGGCTCATCAAAGTTTGACAAAAAAACAAATTGCTCAATTAGAAGAGCATGTGACGATTTTGAGTTCAAATTTAGATACAATTGAAGCTTGTGGTGGAGGAAGTGCCCGTTGTATGATGGCTGAGATTTTTTTACCAAGAGAGTAA
- a CDS encoding MarC family NAAT transporter, with protein sequence MDLFIYLFVALFSVLNPIGTVPIFVGLTQGDSKQECSRISLWTSINVFLILIISFFIGKYVLSFFGISIDSLRIAGGLIIVSSGFSLLSGKFNKKRGINKKIETDAQKRNDIALTPLAIPMLAGPGSISLLIAFYQEHHATNELIIASLAILAIAVSIFIILRSAHYLAKILGASGIVAISRIIGFIVVAIGIQYIVSALINIIKSNLM encoded by the coding sequence ATGGATTTATTTATTTACTTATTTGTCGCCTTATTTTCCGTATTAAACCCCATTGGAACTGTACCAATTTTTGTAGGCTTAACCCAAGGTGATTCCAAACAAGAATGTTCAAGAATTTCATTATGGACTTCTATAAATGTTTTTCTAATCCTTATAATTTCGTTTTTTATTGGAAAATATGTTTTAAGTTTTTTTGGCATTAGTATTGATTCACTAAGAATTGCTGGAGGTTTAATTATTGTAAGCTCTGGTTTTTCTTTGCTTTCGGGAAAATTCAACAAAAAAAGAGGCATCAATAAAAAGATAGAAACAGATGCTCAAAAACGAAATGATATTGCTCTAACCCCTTTAGCTATACCAATGCTTGCTGGACCAGGTTCAATATCTCTATTGATTGCATTTTACCAAGAACATCATGCTACGAATGAACTTATAATTGCTTCTTTAGCAATATTAGCAATTGCAGTTTCTATTTTTATTATCCTGAGAAGTGCTCATTATTTAGCAAAAATACTCGGAGCATCTGGCATTGTTGCTATATCTAGAATTATAGGATTTATTGTTGTTGCCATTGGCATTCAATATATAGTAAGCGCACTAATTAATATTATAAAAAGCAATTTGATGTAA
- a CDS encoding CoA-binding protein, protein MTKNKKTLIIGATTKPEKVAFKAIEMLVANGHSVLALGQNTGEVAGVKINTKAIPVKNIDTISLYINSARQRDYYNYIVEAKPKRVLFNPGTENPEFYQLLELNNIKFEAACTLVLLTLNKY, encoded by the coding sequence ATGACAAAAAATAAAAAGACTTTAATTATTGGAGCAACAACAAAGCCTGAAAAAGTAGCTTTCAAAGCAATTGAAATGCTTGTTGCCAATGGACATTCCGTGCTAGCATTGGGACAAAATACAGGAGAAGTAGCTGGGGTTAAAATAAATACCAAAGCAATTCCTGTCAAAAATATTGATACCATTTCATTATATATAAATTCTGCTCGCCAAAGAGATTATTATAATTATATAGTAGAAGCCAAACCAAAACGTGTTTTATTTAATCCAGGGACTGAAAACCCAGAATTTTATCAGTTATTGGAATTAAATAATATAAAGTTTGAAGCTGCTTGCACGTTAGTTTTACTGACATTAAATAAATATTAA
- the recR gene encoding recombination mediator RecR, producing MEFSSKLIEKAVNEMAQLPGIGKRTALRLVLHILKQPKDQATFLAQALVTMREDIKYCKSCHNISDREVCEICTNPSRNHQIICVVEDIRDVMAIENTGQFRGIYHVLGGKISPIDGVGPSQLTINTLVEKVKLGQVKEIIFALSSTMEGDTTNFYIYKQIADLSIVVSTIARGIAVGDELEYADEVTLGRSILHRVPFEKSLKAN from the coding sequence ATGGAATTTTCTTCAAAATTAATAGAAAAAGCAGTTAATGAAATGGCTCAATTGCCTGGAATTGGTAAAAGAACCGCTTTGCGATTGGTTTTGCATATTTTAAAACAACCCAAAGATCAAGCTACTTTTTTAGCTCAAGCATTAGTGACAATGCGGGAAGATATTAAGTATTGCAAAAGTTGTCATAATATATCTGATAGAGAAGTTTGTGAAATTTGCACCAATCCAAGTAGAAATCATCAAATTATATGTGTAGTAGAGGATATTCGAGATGTAATGGCAATTGAAAACACTGGACAGTTTAGAGGAATTTATCATGTTTTGGGCGGTAAAATTTCGCCTATAGACGGAGTAGGGCCAAGTCAGCTTACTATTAATACATTGGTAGAAAAAGTTAAGTTAGGACAAGTCAAAGAGATTATTTTCGCTTTAAGTTCTACTATGGAGGGCGATACGACCAACTTTTATATCTATAAACAAATAGCTGATTTGTCAATAGTAGTTTCAACAATTGCTAGAGGAATTGCTGTTGGAGATGAACTAGAATACGCCGATGAAGTTACACTTGGTAGAAGTATATTACATAGAGTACCTTTTGAAAAATCATTAAAAGCCAATTAA
- a CDS encoding polysaccharide biosynthesis/export family protein, giving the protein MNKHFFYIFLFISVLFTSCIPVKDLVYLQKKDNSSNENPITMVESKPYRLQTHDVISISIKASDPNLVAIFNPSSNGASAGSSQSESGLYFNGFTVDDHGNIRIPVLGEMNVMGFTLEEVRLDVEKQLLSTYFKDNASIFVVVKLAGFRYTINGEVANTGTKTLFQEKVNIMEAIANAGDITTTGDRKAVTIIRQTPNGTEMKDLDLTNINVMNSPYYFLQPNDYVYVKPLKQKTWGTGSTGIQSLTTIITLLSLFTTTYLLVKSLN; this is encoded by the coding sequence ATGAACAAGCATTTTTTCTATATATTTTTATTTATCAGTGTATTATTTACATCTTGTATTCCAGTGAAGGATTTAGTTTATCTTCAAAAAAAGGATAATTCTTCAAATGAGAATCCAATAACAATGGTAGAGTCAAAACCCTATCGATTGCAAACACATGATGTAATAAGTATTTCTATCAAAGCATCAGATCCTAATTTAGTTGCTATTTTTAATCCATCATCGAATGGTGCATCCGCAGGTTCTTCACAATCAGAATCTGGTTTGTATTTTAATGGTTTCACTGTTGATGATCATGGAAATATTAGAATTCCTGTTTTAGGAGAAATGAATGTTATGGGATTTACTCTTGAAGAAGTACGCTTAGATGTCGAAAAGCAATTGTTATCGACTTATTTTAAAGATAATGCCAGTATTTTTGTGGTAGTAAAGTTGGCAGGTTTTCGTTACACGATAAATGGCGAAGTGGCTAATACAGGTACAAAAACATTATTTCAAGAAAAAGTAAATATTATGGAGGCAATTGCAAATGCAGGTGATATAACTACTACTGGAGACAGGAAGGCAGTTACAATTATTAGGCAGACGCCAAATGGGACGGAGATGAAAGATTTAGATTTAACAAATATAAATGTGATGAATTCGCCATATTATTTTTTACAGCCAAATGACTACGTGTACGTAAAGCCACTAAAACAAAAAACATGGGGAACGGGTAGTACGGGTATCCAGTCTCTAACAACTATAATTACATTATTGTCTTTATTTACAACTACTTATTTGTTAGTTAAAAGTTTAAATTAA
- a CDS encoding polysaccharide biosynthesis tyrosine autokinase, whose protein sequence is MLDIKDFAVFENGPSFDFKGFLLKILSYWKWFLLTVVIALMIAYQVNIRKEKIYSIETLISVKEETNPLFTSSTNLVFNWGGASDQIQTISTTLQSRSHNELVVDKLQFYIDYLVQGEYNLIDAYGTVPFYVDIDKKQGQLVGNLIGIKFLSDNEYEIRIPFIGSSVSLIHYSDNSYSTTSVVEGEFIKRYKVGEPVVLPFLNWKLQIRNNPGLYKGNEYFVRFNDFDGTVSVYRDVNVKADDKGSSIITLGMQGTNKARMVEYLNSTVKMLMKRQLDAKNQFATNTVNFIDSTLIAMESQLKKTGDELKFFRKDKNIYEIEGGGLAFSDKILDFDTKRDVIDRKITYYNSLKAYLKNSVDYSKLPAPSVAGIEDPNIVVNVSKLIALSTQRSEMAYAVKSEKIFRDFDNQMEAIKNVLLENIVTAKASLQYDLAMIQSKINEAEGKIKRLPDDQQELIKIQRKYDLNNNIYNTFLQKRSEADIVKAANLSDIHFIDSAKDIGGGLIGPKTGVNYILALFLGLLLPLLIITILFFINNTIQNPDDINKLTSIPLIGIVGINPDKNSLAVFDKPKSALSESFRAVRSSLQFLYKKNNVAGAKTLMITSSVSGEGKTFCSINIATVFALSEKKTVIVGLDLRKPKLSEEFNLTNTIGVVNYLIKDKSLDEIINHTSVPYLDVILSGPIPPNPSELILSEAMKELIDELKSKYDYIILDTPPVGLVADSLELTQYCDIILYIVRQNFTKKEMISLLNNRINREELHHTSIILNGFENKAKYGGGYGYGYGYGSGNYSNGYHEVEKKKSLLQKIGVKKNT, encoded by the coding sequence ATGTTAGATATTAAAGATTTTGCAGTTTTTGAAAATGGACCAAGTTTTGATTTTAAGGGATTTCTACTTAAGATACTAAGTTATTGGAAGTGGTTTCTATTAACAGTAGTAATAGCCTTAATGATTGCCTATCAGGTTAATATACGTAAGGAGAAGATTTATAGTATCGAAACTCTGATTTCTGTAAAAGAAGAAACTAATCCACTATTTACCTCAAGTACCAATTTGGTTTTTAATTGGGGAGGTGCCTCGGACCAAATTCAAACTATTTCGACCACGTTACAATCCAGATCTCACAATGAACTAGTGGTAGATAAATTGCAATTTTACATTGATTATCTAGTGCAAGGTGAATACAATCTCATAGATGCTTATGGTACTGTTCCATTTTATGTAGACATCGATAAAAAGCAAGGGCAATTAGTTGGGAATCTTATAGGAATTAAATTTTTAAGTGATAATGAATATGAAATAAGGATTCCTTTTATAGGATCTTCAGTTTCGTTAATTCATTATTCAGACAATAGCTACAGTACTACATCTGTTGTTGAAGGAGAATTTATCAAAAGATACAAAGTAGGTGAACCAGTGGTATTGCCTTTTTTGAATTGGAAATTGCAGATAAGAAACAATCCTGGATTATATAAAGGGAATGAATACTTTGTTCGATTTAATGATTTTGATGGAACTGTTTCAGTTTATAGAGATGTTAATGTTAAGGCTGATGACAAAGGAAGTTCTATAATTACTTTGGGAATGCAAGGTACTAACAAAGCAAGAATGGTTGAGTATCTTAATTCTACTGTAAAGATGTTGATGAAGAGACAGTTAGATGCTAAGAATCAGTTTGCAACCAATACTGTTAATTTTATTGATAGCACACTTATAGCAATGGAATCTCAGTTGAAAAAAACAGGAGACGAGCTAAAATTCTTTAGGAAAGATAAGAATATTTATGAGATTGAGGGAGGTGGGCTTGCTTTCTCAGATAAAATACTTGATTTTGACACTAAGAGAGATGTTATAGACAGGAAAATAACCTATTATAATTCTTTAAAGGCGTATTTAAAAAATAGTGTTGATTATTCAAAATTACCCGCTCCTTCTGTGGCAGGAATTGAGGATCCAAATATTGTGGTTAATGTTTCTAAACTAATAGCTCTTTCAACTCAAAGGTCGGAGATGGCTTATGCAGTAAAAAGCGAAAAAATATTTAGAGATTTTGATAATCAAATGGAAGCGATCAAGAATGTTTTATTAGAAAATATAGTTACAGCCAAAGCTTCATTGCAATACGATTTAGCAATGATTCAAAGTAAAATTAATGAAGCCGAAGGTAAGATAAAACGTCTTCCAGATGATCAGCAAGAATTAATTAAAATTCAAAGAAAATACGATTTAAATAATAATATATATAATACTTTTTTGCAAAAAAGGAGTGAAGCTGATATTGTAAAGGCTGCTAATTTATCTGATATTCATTTTATTGATTCAGCAAAAGATATTGGAGGTGGGCTTATTGGACCAAAAACAGGAGTTAATTATATTTTGGCTTTATTTTTAGGACTTTTATTGCCTTTATTGATTATTACAATTCTTTTTTTTATTAATAATACTATTCAGAATCCTGATGACATTAATAAATTAACATCTATTCCTTTAATTGGTATTGTTGGAATTAATCCGGATAAAAACAGTTTAGCAGTTTTTGACAAACCAAAATCTGCATTGTCTGAGTCTTTTAGAGCAGTTCGATCTTCACTACAGTTTTTGTACAAAAAAAATAATGTGGCAGGAGCCAAAACTCTCATGATCACATCATCAGTTAGTGGTGAAGGAAAAACATTTTGCTCTATAAATATTGCTACAGTATTTGCTTTAAGTGAGAAAAAAACTGTGATTGTGGGATTGGATTTAAGAAAGCCAAAATTATCCGAAGAATTTAATTTGACTAATACAATTGGTGTTGTGAATTATTTAATTAAAGATAAAAGTTTGGATGAGATTATAAATCATACTTCTGTTCCCTATTTGGATGTGATATTGTCTGGACCAATACCTCCCAATCCATCTGAATTAATTTTAAGCGAAGCTATGAAAGAATTAATAGATGAGCTTAAATCGAAATATGATTATATTATTCTCGATACACCTCCAGTTGGTTTGGTGGCTGATTCATTAGAACTGACACAATACTGTGATATTATTTTATATATTGTAAGGCAAAATTTTACTAAAAAAGAAATGATATCACTATTGAATAATAGAATTAATCGAGAAGAATTGCACCATACGAGTATCATTTTGAATGGATTTGAAAATAAAGCAAAGTACGGTGGTGGTTATGGTTATGGCTATGGTTATGGAAGTGGGAATTATTCGAATGGCTATCATGAAGTTGAAAAGAAAAAAAGTTTATTACAGAAAATTGGGGTTAAGAAAAATACTTAG
- a CDS encoding SDR family oxidoreductase gives MDKNSSKTILITGGAGFIGSNLCEYFLSKKYNVVCLDNFVTGHRYNLKDFLNNDNFNLIEGDIRNLETCMLAVRGVDYVLHQAALGSVPRSINDPITTNEVNVSGFLNMLIASRDANVKRFVYAASSSTYGDSIELPKVEEVIGKPLSPYAITKYVNELYAEIFSKTYGLETIGLRYFNVFGRKQDPNGAYAAVIPKFVMQLMQHESPIINGDGNYSRDFTYIDNVIQMNELAMITEKAEAINTVYNTAYGDRNTLNDLVGYLKTFLSEYDSEIGKVEIQYGPNRMGDIPHSLASIDKAKTILGYKPKFSLQEGLKEAVGWYWESLKK, from the coding sequence ATGGATAAAAATAGCAGTAAAACAATTCTAATAACAGGTGGGGCTGGATTTATTGGATCTAACCTATGTGAATATTTTTTATCCAAAAAATACAATGTTGTCTGTTTGGACAATTTTGTGACAGGTCATCGTTATAATTTGAAGGACTTTCTTAACAACGATAATTTTAATTTAATTGAAGGAGATATACGAAATTTAGAAACTTGTATGTTAGCAGTTCGTGGAGTGGATTATGTGTTACATCAAGCTGCACTTGGATCTGTTCCGAGATCCATAAATGACCCAATTACTACAAACGAAGTTAATGTTTCAGGCTTTTTGAATATGTTGATAGCATCAAGAGATGCTAATGTGAAACGCTTTGTTTATGCTGCAAGTTCTTCTACGTATGGTGATTCTATTGAATTGCCAAAAGTAGAAGAAGTTATAGGAAAACCACTTTCTCCCTATGCAATTACAAAGTATGTTAACGAATTATATGCCGAAATTTTCAGTAAAACATATGGGTTGGAAACAATCGGATTGCGTTACTTTAATGTGTTTGGTCGCAAACAAGATCCTAATGGAGCTTATGCAGCGGTGATTCCAAAATTTGTAATGCAATTGATGCAACATGAAAGCCCAATAATAAATGGGGATGGGAATTATTCGAGAGATTTTACTTATATCGATAATGTAATTCAGATGAATGAATTGGCAATGATTACCGAAAAAGCAGAGGCAATAAACACAGTTTATAATACAGCGTACGGAGATCGTAATACATTAAATGATTTGGTTGGTTATTTGAAAACTTTTTTGTCCGAATATGATTCAGAGATTGGGAAAGTAGAAATTCAATATGGTCCTAATAGAATGGGGGATATACCTCATTCGTTAGCTAGTATTGATAAAGCCAAAACTATTTTAGGGTATAAGCCTAAGTTTTCTTTGCAGGAAGGCTTAAAGGAAGCGGTGGGATGGTATTGGGAAAGTCTTAAGAAATAA
- a CDS encoding UDP-glucose 6-dehydrogenase, whose translation MKITKICCIGAGYVGGPTMAVIAQKCPHIQVTVVDLNAERIAAWNDKNTDNIPIYEPGLSAIVAEARGRNLFFSTEVDKAIDEAQIIFISVNTPTKTYGKGKGMAADLKYIELCARQIAKVSKDNKIVVEKSTLPVRTAEAIKSILDTTGNGVQFQILSNPEFLAEGTAVEDLLNPDRILIGGDVSVEGQKAIQALVDVYSNWVNPEKILTTNVWSSELSKLTANAFLAQRISSINAMSELCEKTGADVNEVARAIGMDSRIGSKFLKASVGFGGSCFQKDILNLVYIAKSYGLNEVADYWEQVIILNDHQKRRFSNNIVQTLYNTVADKKITFLGWAFKKDTNDTRESAAIYIADDLINEQAKIAVYDPKVSRKKVLADLDYLETRTSEENVNSIITFEDPYKSCEKAHAIAVLTEWDEFVEYDWQRIYDSMQKPAFIFDGRNILDKFKLEKIGFVYQAIGS comes from the coding sequence ATGAAAATCACAAAAATTTGTTGCATCGGAGCAGGTTATGTTGGAGGACCAACTATGGCTGTTATTGCGCAAAAATGCCCTCACATTCAAGTGACAGTAGTGGATTTAAATGCGGAAAGAATTGCTGCATGGAATGATAAAAATACTGATAATATTCCAATTTATGAACCAGGATTAAGTGCTATTGTTGCTGAAGCTAGAGGAAGAAACTTGTTTTTTTCAACCGAAGTTGATAAAGCAATTGACGAAGCTCAAATCATTTTCATATCTGTAAATACGCCTACAAAAACGTATGGTAAAGGAAAAGGAATGGCAGCTGATTTAAAATATATTGAATTGTGCGCAAGACAAATTGCTAAAGTTTCTAAAGATAATAAGATTGTTGTTGAAAAATCAACTTTGCCAGTTCGTACTGCCGAAGCAATTAAAAGCATTCTTGATACTACAGGGAACGGAGTTCAGTTTCAAATTCTTTCAAATCCTGAGTTTCTTGCAGAGGGAACTGCTGTTGAGGATTTATTGAATCCTGATAGAATATTAATTGGAGGAGATGTTTCGGTTGAAGGACAAAAAGCAATTCAAGCTTTGGTTGATGTGTATTCGAACTGGGTTAATCCTGAAAAAATATTGACGACTAATGTTTGGTCATCTGAGTTGTCAAAATTGACTGCTAATGCTTTTTTGGCTCAAAGAATATCATCTATTAATGCGATGTCTGAATTATGTGAAAAAACTGGAGCAGACGTTAATGAAGTTGCTAGGGCGATTGGGATGGATAGTCGTATCGGATCTAAATTTCTTAAAGCTTCAGTTGGATTTGGAGGTTCTTGTTTTCAAAAAGATATTTTGAATTTGGTTTACATTGCAAAATCTTATGGTTTGAATGAAGTGGCTGATTATTGGGAGCAGGTAATTATTCTAAACGACCATCAAAAACGTCGTTTTTCTAATAATATAGTACAAACTCTTTATAATACGGTTGCAGATAAAAAAATTACATTTTTGGGTTGGGCATTCAAGAAAGATACCAATGACACTAGAGAATCTGCGGCTATATATATTGCAGATGATTTAATTAATGAACAAGCAAAAATTGCGGTCTATGATCCTAAGGTTTCAAGAAAGAAAGTATTAGCAGACTTAGATTATTTAGAAACGAGAACTTCCGAGGAAAATGTAAATAGTATAATCACTTTTGAAGACCCATATAAGTCTTGCGAAAAAGCTCATGCCATTGCAGTACTTACTGAGTGGGATGAATTTGTGGAATATGACTGGCAAAGAATATATGATAGCATGCAAAAACCTGCGTTCATTTTTGATGGAAGAAATATATTAGACAAATTTAAATTAGAAAAAATAGGTTTTGTTTATCAGGCGATCGGTTCGTAG